Genomic window (Oscillospiraceae bacterium):
GGGGGATTCCAGATTCGGCGCGCCGCCCTCGTACAGGGCGGTGATCCGAAAGCTGGAAGCCGTCGCCGCAGCGCTGTCGCCGTAGGTCAGCACATCCCAGCGGCGCAGGTCGGCCCAGGAGGCCGCGGCGCCGTTTTTATACACCACGGCGTCGGCCGGCAGGCCCAGCGCGGGCAGCGGATTCTGCCCGGCCGGCGGTTCAAACGTCAGCACCCGGGCCTCGGTCTGGGACGACGCGCCGTCCCAAAAGACGTACTCCACCGCACCCCCGGCCGTGAAGAAAAACCGCAGCCGCGTCCCGACGGGGAAATCGACCCAGGCCTCGCCCCAGGTCGTGAGCGCCTCGCCGTCGTAGACAAGGGCGCCGGAACCGATGCCGCTCACCGTCTCGCCGCCTTCTCCCGTCACGGCGAGCGCCGTGATCCGCTGCGCCGTCAGCGCCGTGACGCGCTGCGCCGCCGGCGTGAAGCGGAGAAAATACCCGTCCCCGTCCACGAGGAGCGTGCCCTTCGCACCGGCGGCAAGGCCGGTCGCGGCGCGGGCGGGCACAAACGCCGACGCGCTGAGATCCGTTCCCAGCAGGAGCAGCCCCAAGGACGCGGACCCGTCGGGCGCCGGCACATCGGCTTTCAGTACGACGGCGTCTTTGCGCTCCAAGAGGCCAAGCCGCTCGCCGAAGGGCTTGCCCTCTTTGTCCTGCGCGAAGAGGATGTTGCTAAAGAGCCGCGCGCCAAGACCGCGGTCGATCTCCTCACGCCCGGCGGGCAGATCCTTCGTCAGCCCCAGCAGGGCCGCCTTGTCCAGGTAGTCGCGCGGCCAATCGAGGCCCACGTCCTCATCCCCGTACCCGAGCAGGCGCACGAGGATCGTGACGGCCTGCGAAAAACTGACGGGCACGTCGGGCCGGAATGTGCCGTCCGGGAACCCCGCGATGATCTTCCGCGCGCGCACCGCGGCGTTCACATAGCCGCGCGCCCAGTGCGCCGCCTTCACGTCGGGGAAGATCGTATACCCCGCGTGGGAGGTGACGTCGTCCACGCCGGACAGCAGCATCGCCATCTTGCAGAACTGCGCGCGGGTCAGCCTGTCGTTTGGATGAAAGCCGCCGTCGTTGTAGCCGTCCACGATACCCAGGTTCTGCAGCAGCATGGCCGCGGCGTGCTCGTCCGGGTCCGGGACGTCGGAGAACACGGCGCCGGCCGGCAGGCACAGCGCCGCGCACAGCGCCAGCGCCGCCACAAGGGAGAGAATTCGTTTCACGCAATACACCGCCTTATAAAATTCGCAAAATTTGAAGATATTTCCATTTTTCGGCGAGAGCGTCCCGCCGCGCCCGCGGGTCAGGCGGACTCCAGGATCTTGTAGGACAGCGTCAGCGAAAACAGCGTGTGGCCGCTGCGCCAATCGACCTCAAAGAGCTCCTCCAGCGCTTGCAGCCGGCCGCGCAGCGTGTCGAGGTCGGTGCCGGCCAGGAGCGCCGCCTGCTCCGCGTCCAACCCGCTGAACATGTGGCAGCGGAGCGTCTCGAAAAACCGGGTGCCGTGTTCGGCGTCGTAGTCCCTAAGCAGGGGGACGAGCGGATGGATCAGACTCCCGGCGTCGATGGCGTCTTTGCAGACGTCCAGGAAGTGGTCGATCCGAAAGTCGTCGTAGCAGAAGACATGCCCGTTGCCGCTCTGGACCATCCCGTGATTCAGCGCGGCGAGTGCCTGCCGGTAACGGTCGCGCGCCTCCAAAAGGTTCTGAAACCCTCCGCTCACGCCCGCATAGATGCCGTAGCGCTCGAAAAACGCTCCGAGGGCCGGCAGATCGCGCCGGACGCTGAACAGCGGCCGGTCCGTCCCCGTCAAGATCACAATGTGGTTTAGGTAGATGTCGCACTTGCACGCGTCCTGGAGACGCGCGAAGAGATCCCTGAAGTACGCGAGGTGAGACAACGTGGGATCGTAACGGGAGATGTCCACAATGAGAAGGAACAGATGCGGTTTGAGCCCCTCGTAGATGTCCCGCAGGCTGTCCGGGTCGCGGTCCGGCCAGAAGGGCGGCCCGCCCGCCGCGCCGGCGGTCTCCCCCGTATGGCCCGCGTCTTCCGTGTTTTCCGCGATCAGCGCGCCGAGCGGTCCGCCGCCGAACACCTGCTCGGTGAGCAGTCCCGGATGACGCCGGAGCGATTCCGAGAAGCGCTCGCAGACTGCCTCGAGGCGCGCCCATTCCCCCACCTCGAAGGGGCGGTAACAAGCGACCACGACGATACAGCCCAGCTGGATCCCGTTTTCGTCGAAAATCTTGCCGGCCACCCGGTCATAGGGCAGCACGCCGCTCACCATGGGCGCCACCACGGGGTTTTCCGCGAACGCCCGAACAAAGTTTTCCCGGAAAAAGAAATCCACCATCTCGTGAGAGAAGTGCCCCAGCGTCATGAGTTCGTTCCACGGCGGATCGTCGCGGACGGTGTTCTCCGTGCTGGCGAGCAGGTTGTAGCTCGTGTCGATCAGGACGGCCGGATTGCCGAGATCCGCGCAGGCCGCCCGCATCAGCGCGCTCAGTGTGTTTTCCTTTTCAGGCGCGGACAGTTCGGTTCGACGCATGCCAATACCTCCAATATCTAGCAATCTCTGATTCAAGCGTCCAATTCAAGTGTCAGAAGGCGGAAGGAGGCCGCTCCGGCGGCTCCGGAGAGGCGTCATCCGCCGTCCGCGCGGTGGCAGGGCCGGGCCACTCGGCGTCCCACCGATACAGCGCCTGCAGCATCTCGCAGAGATACAGCGCCAGCGTCTCGCTGCCAGTGGGAAAATTCTTGTTCACCAGCCACAGCAGCAAACTCAGCAGCCCGCCGCCGCAGAACAGGGACAGATCGCCGCGGTGGACCGAGGGTGCTCTGTCCGGCGCCACCGGGAAGACCTCCCCCGCGAGTCTCGACAAAAAATCCGTCAAAATGGCGCGCAGCTCGGCGTTTGCATCGCTCAGCAGGTTGGCCAACACGCTGCGCTGTGTCTGTATATACTGCGTGATGACCGCCGCCCGGGTCTCGGGCGGCACCTGCACCAGGGCTGTTTCAAGGTCCTCCAGACAATGCCGCAGCAGGCTGTATTTGTCGTTGAAATGCGCGTAAAACGTCGTCCGGCTCACGAGGGCCTCGCCGCACAGGTCGTACACCGTGATCCTATTGAAGTTCCGGCGCCGCAGCAGAGACAGCATCGCCAGGACCAGTGTTTTATTCGTCTTGACGATACGCAGGTCTTCTTTTCTAAAATTACCAGATCTGAAGCTATCTGACATTTTGACACCCACTCTAATTTTACCAGATCTGAAGTTATCTGACAATTTGGCCCCCACCGCACGTTATCTGACAATCTCTCACATTTGTGGCTTGCAACGGCCGCCGTACACCCTGTATGATAACAGCGAAGACGAAGCACAGGAGAGAGCAAGGAGGTGCGCCATGCCGGGGTCATTTTTTACCCGCAATACTGCCATCATGTCCGGTCGCCAAGCGTATCTGGAGCGACCGCATATCCACAACCTGCTGCGCCAGGCCATACAAAGCGAGCTGGTCACGGTGGTGGCCGGTCCGGGGTTTGGCAAGACGCAGGCAGTGGATTCGTTTCTGCGGACCAGCGAGGCGGTGACATTCTGGCTGCCGCTTTCCGCGGCGGACAACCTGACCAGTCGGTTTTGGGACACCTTCACCCGGGCGTTTGCGGAGTACGACCGAGCGTTTGCGGCCCGGATGAAGGCCATTGGGTTCCCCGAGACTACGGCACAGCTGGCACAGTACCGGGCCCTGTCCGAGACGCGGTCGGAGGCGCGGTACGTCCTCGTCTTCGACGACTTTCATCTGATCCGGGAGCCGGCGATTCTGCAGTTTGTGGAGGTCGCCGCCGCACCGTTTCAGGATGTCTCCGTCATCTTGATCTCGCGCAGCGAACCGGCCGTCAATCTGATAAGTCCGATGGCCCGGGGGCAGCTGTTTCAGATCGGCGAGGAGGACCTCCGCTTTCGGAAGGATGAGATGCTGCGGTACTTTTGGATGCTTGGCATCACACTTTCGCCACAGACCGCCGCCGGCGCCTACACGGCCACCGGGGGGTGGGCCTTTGCCGTCAGCCTGCTCGCGCTCGCGCTCAAAAACGGCCCGACGGGGGAGGCGTACGCGCTGTCCGCGATGCGGCTGAATCTCTTCAAACTGATCGAGGCGGAGATTTTCTCGGTGGCGCCGGAGCCGCTGCAGCGTTTTCTCGTCGGACTCTCTCTTCTCGAACACCTGCCGATGGATCTGCTGCGGGCACTGGCGCCGGAGGCGTCGCTGCCGGCGCAGATCGGG
Coding sequences:
- a CDS encoding S-layer homology domain-containing protein yields the protein MKRILSLVAALALCAALCLPAGAVFSDVPDPDEHAAAMLLQNLGIVDGYNDGGFHPNDRLTRAQFCKMAMLLSGVDDVTSHAGYTIFPDVKAAHWARGYVNAAVRARKIIAGFPDGTFRPDVPVSFSQAVTILVRLLGYGDEDVGLDWPRDYLDKAALLGLTKDLPAGREEIDRGLGARLFSNILFAQDKEGKPFGERLGLLERKDAVVLKADVPAPDGSASLGLLLLGTDLSASAFVPARAATGLAAGAKGTLLVDGDGYFLRFTPAAQRVTALTAQRITALAVTGEGGETVSGIGSGALVYDGEALTTWGEAWVDFPVGTRLRFFFTAGGAVEYVFWDGASSQTEARVLTFEPPAGQNPLPALGLPADAVVYKNGAAASWADLRRWDVLTYGDSAAATASSFRITALYEGGAPNLESPETVTTLGGQSFPVLPEASVKLGTYALNAPVTFLFTQDRRVADVQPVSVLNARQPGVVTDEGVVTLWNGVTVRGRNTNESVGLGEIAEINMTIPGTLSLSPLLKTGGAVSIQRTAGTAGAAPLAAHVLFFDRCAPQGIAAAVPADRLPESIPASKVLYVRHDAAGRADLVVLDNVTGDGFAYGFLTYTEGHNASGLDDVYVPSVVEVSGPDGTRRFTAPVGFPHPSDGTPVGVAARAGGDVTEIRPLTQVKGIRRADFSAGRLLVSGVSLSLPDGMKVYIQSTKTYATVQEARVLSNDFEAYLDAPAAAGGRVRLLTARA
- a CDS encoding TetR/AcrR family transcriptional regulator: MSDSFRSGNFRKEDLRIVKTNKTLVLAMLSLLRRRNFNRITVYDLCGEALVSRTTFYAHFNDKYSLLRHCLEDLETALVQVPPETRAAVITQYIQTQRSVLANLLSDANAELRAILTDFLSRLAGEVFPVAPDRAPSVHRGDLSLFCGGGLLSLLLWLVNKNFPTGSETLALYLCEMLQALYRWDAEWPGPATARTADDASPEPPERPPSAF